The Novosphingobium humi DNA window GAGAACAATGGCTTCCCAGAAGTTCATGGCAGTCGCTCCGAAGAGGGATCAGTTGAGCGGATCGCGGCGGTAATCCTCGACCGCCTTGGTGTCGCGCAGGGCCTCGATTTGCGCGGCAATGTCATAGCCCTTGTCGGTGACGATACGCTCCAGCACGCGCACCCGGTCTTCCAGTTCCTGCGTCTTGGCAGCGTATTGGGCGGCGCGTTCGGCCGTGTCATCGGCGGTGGCGCGGATCTGCATTTCGGCGATGCGGGTCTTGTGCCTGGTCCAGATCGCCACGATCGGGATCGAAAGCGCGACAATCGGAATGAACGCGCCAATAGTGCCAGCGGACATGGAATTTCCCCCTAAATGCTGGGCTTTCAGCGCAGCTTTTCGATTTCTTCGGACAGGCGCGGGTTGGAGGAGACATAGTAGTCCTCCACCGCGGCCAGGCGACGGTCCAGATCGCGGAACTTGGCGCGGACCTCGCGGGTGGTGCGGCCCGGCGACTGACGCACACCCTGCCAGAAACGCTGCTCCTCGCGGTCGGTATAGAGCGCGCGGGGCTTGTCGGGCGCCAGAAAGCCGATGCCGAAATAGATCACCCAGGCGGTGCCCCCGCTCATCGAGAGCAGGACCAGCGTGGCGATCCGCACCCAGAGCACGTCAATTCCGGTATAATCGGCAATCCCGGCGCAAACGCCCATGAACTTGCCATTGGCCTTGTCACGGTAAAAACGGGTGTGGATCGGGTTCATCGAAAGCTCCTGTCGGAAGAGCGGGCGCGCATACGATCTATTTCGCGCAGCGGCTGGTTGTCGATTTCGCGGTTGGGCATCGGAACCGCCGGATGGAATTCGGGATGCTCGGAGGCGACGAGGCGCTCGACTGTGTCCATCCTTTCATCCAGCCGCCGGGCCAGTTGATAGAGTTCCTCCAGCAGCGCCTCGTCATCCGATGTCAGCGTGGCAGAGGTTTTCCACTTGGTGACATAATGCAGGATGATCCACGGCAGGCCGATGAAGAGCGCGCAAATGGCCACCAGAGGCACGATATCCATGGCTTAGCCCTCCTTCTTCAAGGCGCGCTTCATGGCCTCAAGCTCCTCGTCCACCTTGTCGCCAGAGGCGAGGGCGGCGATCTCGTCGGCCAGCGTGGGCTTGGCATTGTCGGCCAGGCCCAGCGCATCGGCGCGGCCCTCGGCATAATCGACGCGGCGCTCCAGCGCATCAAAGCGGGCCATCGCCTCATCCACCCGCTCGCTGGCCAGCAGCGTGCGCAGCTTCACGCGGTTTTCCGCGCTTTCCAGACGGGCGGCAATCGCGGTCTGGCGGCTGCGGGCCTCGCGCAGGCGGGTCTGGAGCTTTTCGATGTCGGCCTCAAAGGCGCGCAGAGAATCGTCGAGCACCGAGACTTCCGATTGCAGCTGGTCGGCCATGTCCGACGCCTTGCGCTTTTCGACCAGCGCGGCGCGGGCCAGATCCTCGCGGTCTTTCGAGAGGGCCAGTTGTGCCTTTTCGCCCCAATCGGCCTGAAGGCGATCAAGCTTGGCGATATGGCGGCGCATCTCCTTTTGATCGGCGATGGTGCGGGCGGCCGACGCGCGCACTTCGACCAGCGTTTCCTCCATTTCGAGGATGATCATGCGGATCATCTTGGACGGGTCTTCGGCCTTTTCCAGAAGATCGGAGAAATTGGCGGCGATAATGTCGCGGGTGCGGCTGAAAATGCCCATGCGGCTTGCTCCCGAAGGTGGATTGGATTGCAGTTTCTCGATTTCCCGTTCTAGCCTGTTGTGGCCGCGCGAGAAATCCTGAAGCGAAAAAAACCGGGCCGGAGGGGAAGATGCCCGATCACGCAGGGGCGTTGCGCGATCATCACCCGACGAGCGGGCGAACAGGCCCTCCGGCCCGTCTTTCGCCAGACCCCGGGGGATGCGCATCGAGTGTGTCGGCGATGCGCCGGCCATGCCGGGGGTGTCGGCATGGGCGATAGGGTCCAGAGGCGAAAGTTTGGTCATGCAGGGTATAGCGCAAAGCCCGTGCCAATTTGCCGATGGCGCGGAAATCGGGGGTTTTGCTGCGGGCGGCGCTTGACGGAATTTGTGGGTTTTGCCAAACTTCGGGAAATTTTACCAAGGATAGGCAATTCATGGCGCTATCTCCCCACCATGCTCCGCGCGACACGCAATTCATCGGCCAGTCGGGCGCCTTCCTCGATGCCGTCGAGCGCGCCAGTCGCGCTGCGCCCCTGCGCCGCCCGGTGCTGGTGATCGGCGAGCGGGGGACGGGCAAGGAGTTGATTGCCGAACGCCTCCACCGCCTGTCCTCGCGCTGGGACGAGCCATTGGTGACGCTCAATTGCGCGGCCATGCCTGAAACGCTGATCGAGGCGGAATTGTTCGGGCATGAGGCGGGGGCCTTTACCGGCGCGACACGGGCGCGGGCGGGGCGGTTCGAAGAGGCGGATCGCGGCACACTGTTCCTCGATGAACTGGGCACGCTCTCCATGGGCGCGCAGGAGCGCCTGCTGCGCGCGGTGGAATATGGCGAGGTGACGCGGATCGGGGCCTCTCGCCCGCTGCGGGTGGATGTGCGCATCGTGGCGGCCACCAATGAGGATCTGCCCCGCATGGCGCGCGAGGGGCGGTTTCGCGCCGACCTACTCGACCGTTTGAGTTTCGAGGTCATCACCCTGCCGCCCCTTCGCGCGCGCGAAGGGGATATTGCGGTGCTGGCCGAATATTTCGGGCGGCGCATGGCCAGCGAGATGGGCTGGGACCGCTGGCCGGGGTTCAGCGGGGCGGCGGCGGCGGCGCTGGAGAAATATCACTGGCCGGGCAATGTGCGTGAGCTGCGCAATGTGATCGAGCGGGCGGTCTATCGCAGCGACAGCCCGGAAATGCCGATTGCCGAAATCACCTTTGATCCTTTCGATTCGCCATGGAAGCCGACCCAATCGCTGCGCGCCGCCGATCATGAGGCCGCGCCCGCGCCCGTTATGGCGGGCGATCTGGCCGGTGTGTCGGATCTGCGCGGGGCGGTGGATGCGCATGAAAAGGCCATCGTCGAGGCCGCCCTTGCCCGCCACCGATACAACCAGCGTCAGACCGCCAAGGCGCTGGGCCTGACCTATGACCAGTTGCGCCATACAATGCGCAAGCATCATCTGCTTTGACGCCATCATCCGCTTTGACTTGGGCGGCGCGGGGGCTAAGTTGCGCGCAAATCTGAGAAAGGCGCGCGCATGGGCAAGGTGATCGCGGTTTACAGCATGAAGGGCGGGGTGGGAAAATCCTCGCTGGCGGTCAATCTGGCGCATGGTTTTGCGGTGTCGGGCAAAAGGACACTGATCTGGGATATTGACGCGCAGGGGGCGGTGGCGTTCCTGTTGGGTCAGGCGGGGGCGGCGGCGAAGGCGAAGAAGATTTTTGCCCGCGACGCTGATCCTGCCGATGCGATTGTGCCGACCAACTGGCCCGAACTCGACCTGATCGCTGCGGATCTGTCGCTGCGCCATTTGGAAAGCGATCTGGCTGATGACAAGCCCAAGCGTTTGAAGAAACTGCTGGAGAGCCTGTCGCCCGATTATGACCGGATCGTGGTGGATTGCCCGCCGGGTCTGGGCGGGATTTCGGACCAGATTTTCCGCGCGGCCGATCTGCTGGTGGTGCCCCTGTTGCCCGCGCCGCTGGCGATGCGCACGCTCGATCAGGTGAAGGATCATCTGGCGGCCGAGCGCGGCGGCAAGGCGCCGGGTATTCTGCCGGTTCTCTCCATGGTGGACCGGCGCAAGGCGATGCACCGCGAGATCGTCGAGTCCCATCCCGACTGGCCCGCAATCCCCCATGCCAGCGTGATCGAACAGATGGGGCAGAAGCAGGCGCCTCTGGCCGAATTTGCGGGTAAGAGCGCGGCCATGCTGGCGGTGGACAATGTGCTGGCGCGCGCGGAATTGATGCTGGGCAGCGGGGTGTGGCTGACGCAGGCGACGGATGAAGGGTGGGTGAAGGGGTGATCTCCTAACCCACCCCCTTGCATTCGGCTCAAAACAGGCGTAATGGGCCGATCAATCCCGACATTGTGAAGCAAAGCGGGGCTGGCGCCGGAAGGGGCCGGCGCGAAATCGCATTGCACAATGTCTGCCCATTACAGGAACTTACATGGCCAATATCGCGCGCATTACTGAGATTGTCGAACCAGAGGTGAAAGCCCTTGGCCTTGATCTTGTGCGCGTGATTCTGTTCGGCAAGTCGGACGTGGGCGATGAGGAGCATACGCTGCAGATCATGGCCGAGCGCCCCGAAACCGGGCAATTGGTGATCGGCGATTGCGTGGCGCTGTCGCACCGCATTTCGGACAAGATCGACGCTCTGGAAGAGGCGGGCGAGACGCTGATCGAGGAGGCTTATCGCCTTGAGGTCAGCTCGCCCGGCATCGACCGCCCGCTTACGCGTCTCAAGGATTTCACCGCCTGGATCGGCCATGAGGCCAAGGTCAATCTGACCGTGCCCGTCGATGGCAATCGCAAGAGCGTGGTGGGCAATCTTGTTTCGGTCGAGGGCGAGGTGATCGCGCTGGACGACAAGAAATCGGGCCGCGTCACTTTCCCCTTCGCCGATATTCATTCCGCCAAGCTGGTGTTGACCGATCGCTTGCTGGCCGCAACCAAACCCATTGATCTCGATGAAGATTTCGACGAGATCGACGAAGAAACCGAAACGCAGGAAGACTGATTATGGCCAGTGCGATTTCCGCCAACCGCGCCGAACTGCTCGCGATTGCGACAGCCGTTGCCACCGAGAAGATGATCGACAAGGCGATCGTTATCGAGGCGATGGAAGAGGCCATTCAGAAGTCGGCCCGCAACCGCTATGGCGCCGAAAACGACATTCGCGCCAAGCTGGACCCGCGCACCGGCGATCTGCGCCTGTGGCGCGTGGTGGAAGTGGTCGAGCATGTTGACGACTACTTCAAGCAGGTTGACCTGAAGGCGGCGGAAAAGCTGCAGAAGGACGCCAAGATCGGCGACTTCATCGTCGATCCGCTGCCCCCGGTGGATCTGGGCCGCATTGACGCGCAAAGCGCCAAGCAGGTCATCTTCCAGAAGGTGCGCGATGCCGAGCGCGACCGCCAGTATGCCGAGTTCAAGGACCGCGCGGGCGAAATCGTGACGGGCGTGATCAAGTCGGTCGAATTCGGCCATGTGATCGTCAACCTTGGCCGCGCCGAGGGCGTGATCCGCCGTGATCAGCAGATCCCGCGCGAAACCGCCCGCGTTGGTGAGCGCGTGCGTGCGCTGATCCTCAAGGTCGAGCGTCAGAACCGCGGCCCGCAGATTTTCCTGAGCCGCGCGCATCCCGATTTCATGAAGCGCCTGTTTGCGCAGGAAGTGCCTGAAATCTACGACAACATCATCGAGATCAAGGCCGCCGCCCGCGATCCGGGCAGCCGCGCCAAGATCGGCGTCATCAGCCGCGATTCGAGCATCGACCCGGTCGGCGCCTGCGTCGGCATGAAGGGCAGCCGCGTGCAGGCCGTCGTGCAGGAAATGCAGGGCGAAAAGATCGACATCATCCCCTGGAGCGAAGACACCGCCACCTTTGTGGTGAACGCGCTTCAGCCCGCCACCGTGTCGCGTGTGGTGATCGACGAGGAAGAAGGCCGCATCGAGGTCGTGGTTCCCGACGATCAGCTCAGCCTTGCCATCGGCCGCCGCGGTCAGAACGTGCGTTTGGCCAGCCAGCTGACCGGCCGTCAGATCGACATCATGACCGAGGCCGAGGCGAGCGAAAAGCGCCAGAAGGAATTCGCCGAAAAGTCCAAGCTGTTCGAGGAAGAGCTGGATGTCGATGAAACCCTCTCGCAGCTCTTGGTGGCCGAGGGCTTCAGCGAGCTGGAGGAAGTCGCCTATATCGAAATCGCCGAACTGGCGCAGATCGAAGGCTTCGACGAAGAGCTGGCCGAAGAGCTCCAGAATCGCGCGCAGGAAGCGCTCGACCGCCGCGAGGAGGCCGCCCGTCAGGAGCGCCGCGCGCTGGGCGTCGAGGATGCGCTGGCCGAACTGCCGCATCTGAATGAAACCATGCTGGTCACGCTGGGCAAGGCGGGGATCAAGACGCTCGACGATCTGGCCGATCTGGCCACCGACGAACTGATCGCCAAGAAGCGCGCCAATGACCAGCGCCGTCGCAATGACAAGCGCGACGACAAGCGTGATGAAAAGCGCGAGGAAGTCAGCCGTGGTGGCGTTCTGGGCGAATATGGCCTGAGCGAGGAACAGGGCAACGAGATCATCATGGCCGCGCGCGCGCACTGGTTCACCGACGAGGAACCGGAAGTAGACGGGGGAGCCGCCGATGCGGATTCCTCGCAATGAGCGCGTAAGCTCCGACATTGCTGACGCCGGGCCGGAAAGGAAATGCATCCTTTCCGGCGAGGTGGCCCCGCGCGATGCGCTGATCCGTCTGGCGATTTCGCCCGATGGGCCTGATGGGGTCGCCTTTGTCGCCCCCGATGCTCTGGCCAAGGCGCCGGGGCGCGGGGCGTGGATCGGCGTGCGCAAGGATGAACTGGTGCAGGCCATGGCCAAGGGGCGTCTGAAGGGCGCTCTGGCGCGGGCCTACAAGGGCGCGAAGATTGCCATTCCCGATGACCTGCCCGAAAGGATCGAGGCCGCTTTGACGCGTGCCTTTACCGACCGGCTGGGGCTGGAAATGCGCAGCGGGCGCCTGCTGGTCGGCTCGGACCGCATCGCCGAAAACGCGCGCATGGGGCGGGTTGCATGGCTGGCCCATGCCGCCGATGCGGGCGAGGATGGCAATCGCAAGCTGGATCAGGCCTGGCGCGTGGGCAGGGAAACCGAGGGCAGTGGTGAAAAGGGTGATACCTTGCCACTGGACCGGGCGGCCCTGTCTGTGGCATTGGGCCGCGACAATGTCGTGCATCTGGCGTTGACCGACCGGGCATCGGCCGAAAGGCTGGCCCCCTTGCTCGCGCGCCTGAATCACTATCTTGCCAAAGATAATCAAGGCTTTGGTGGCGATGCCGCCGAACCGGACGCACATCATGATGACGCCGACGACTGCGAGTCGCCGGCTGAGACGAATTGAGACTGAAGGGCTGTTTGAACCGATGACCGATAGCAATGACAAACCGACACTGGGCCGCAAGCCGCTGGGGCTGAAGCGCTCGGTGGAAGCGGGCGAAGTCAAGCAGACCTTCAGCCACGGCCGCACCAACAAGGTGGTGGTTGAAGTGAAACGCCGCAAGGTGATCCCGGGCAAGCCGGGCGAGGGTGGGCAGGGCGTGGAAGCGCCTGCGGCCGCTCCTGCTCCTGCGCCCGCTCCTGTGGCCCAGCCCGCGCGTCCGCCTCTGCCGCCCGTGCGCCCCGCGCCCGTGGCCGCAAGCCGCGAAACGCGTCAGGAAATGCAGGCCCGTCTGCTGCGTGAGGCCGAGGAAGCCCGTCTGGCCGCCAGCGAAGCGGCAACGCGCCGTGAGCAGGAAGAAAAGGCCCGCCAGATCGAGGAAGAGCGCCGCCGCGCCGAAGAAAACCGCCGCGCCGCCGAGGCTGCCGCTGCACCTGCGCCGGTGGTTCAGGAAGCGCCCAAGGTTGAGGAAGCGCCCGCTCCGGCTGCTCCTGCGGTTGAGGCTGCGCCTGCGCCCGCTCCTGCCGCTCCGGTTCAGGTTGAGGCGCCCAAGGCCGCGCCGGTGGAAGAAAAGCCCGCAGCCCCTGCGCCGCGCCGCTTTACCCCGGTGCAGTCGCCTGCGCCCGCGCCGCGTCGCCCCGAGGCTGCTGCGCCTGCGGCCAAGAAGCCCGCGCCCAGCCGCGACCGCAAGGCCGCCGATGAGCGCCGTGGGGGCAAGCTGACCGTCAACCGCGCGCTGAACGAGGACGAGGGCGCCCGCGCCCGTTCGCTGGCCGCGCTCAAGCGCGCCCGCGAAAAGGAACGCCGCGCCCACTTTGGCGGTCAGTATCAGCAGCGTGAAAAGCAGGTGCGCGATGTTATCGTGCCCGAGGCGATCACGGTGCAGGAACTGGCCAACCGTATGGCCGAAAAGGCCGCCGATCTGGTCAAGTCGCTCTTCAAGATGGGCATGGTGGTGACGCTCAACCACACCATCGATCAGGACACGGCGGAACTGTTGGTCGAGGAATTCGGCCACAACATCCAGCGCGTTTCGGAAAGCGATGTTGATATCGACACCACCGTTGACGTGGACGCCGATGAAACGCTCAAGACCCGTCCGCCGGTGGTGGCGATCATGGGCCACGTCGACCATGGCAAGACCTCGCTGCTCGACGCGCTGCGCGGCACGGACGTGGTGCGCGGCGAAGCCGGCGGCATCACGCAGCATATCGGCGCCTATCAGATCAAGACCAAGGGTGGCGATCTGGTGACGTTCCTCGATACGCCGGGCCACGAGGCTTTCACCGAGATGCGTATGCGCGGGGCCAATGTCACCGACATCGTCATTCTGGTCGTGGCCGGCGACGACGGTCTGATGCCGCAGACGATCGAGGCGATCAACCACACCAAGGCGGCCGGCGTGCCGATGATCGTGGCGATCACCAAGAGCGACAAGCCCGAATTCAACCCGCAGAAGATCCGCGAACGCCTGCTCGAACATGAAATCATTGTCGAGCAGATGTCGGGTGACGTTCAGGACGTGGAAGTTTCGGCCAAGACCGGCGCGGGCCTTCAGGACCTGATCGACAAGATCCTGCTGCAGGCCGAACTGATGGAACTGAAGGCGAACCCGGATCGCGCGGCCGAGGCCACCGTGATCGAGGCCAAGCTGGACAAGGGCAAGGGGCCGCTGGCCACCGTCCTGATCAACCGCGGTACGCTCAAGGTCGGCGACATCTTCGTGGTCGGCACCCAGTCGGGCCGCGTGCGCGCCATGCTGGACGACAAGGGGCGTCAGGTGAAGCAGGCTCCGCCCTCGCTGCCGGTTGAGGTTCTGGGCCTTGGCGGCGTGCCGATGGCCGGTGACACGCTGACCGTGGTCGAAAGCGAAGCGCGCGCCCGCGAAGTGGCGGCCTTCCGTCAGGAACAGGCCACCGCCAAGCGCACGACTTCGGCGCCCTCGAGCCTTGAAAACATGTTCTCGGCTCTGGCCGCCAAGCAGTCGGTGATCGAATATCCGATCGTCGTGAAGGCGGACGTGCAGGGCTCGGTCGAAGCCATCGTCAACGCGCTCAACCGCCTCTCGAACGATGAGATCAAGCTCAAGGTTCTGGCCAGCGGCGTGGGCGCGATCACCGAAAGCGACGTCAATCTGGCGGCCGCATCAGGCGCGCCGATCGTGGGCTTCAACGTCCGTCCCAATGCCAAGGCGCGCGAGATCATCGAACGCTTCAAGGTGCGGATGAAGTATTTCGACGTCATCTATCACCTCACCGACGACATCGCCAAGGAAATGGCGGGCGTTTGGGGGCCGGAGCGGATCGAAACCGTGGTCGGCCGCGCCGAGGTCAAGGAAGTGTTCCCGGCGGGCAAGCACAACAAGGCGGCCGGTCTGCTGGTCGTCGAGGGCTATATCAAGAAGGGTCTGCACACCCGTCTTACCCGCAACGACGTCATCGTCTCCAAGACCACCGTGGCCTCGCTGCGCCGGTTCAAGGACGATGTGGCCGAGGTCCGCGCCGGTTTGGAATGCGGCGTGGTGCTCGAGGCCACCAACGATGTGAAGGCGGGCGATATGCTCGAAGTCTTCGAAGTCGAGATGCGCGAGCGCACGCTCTGATTCTTTGACGGATCGACGAAGAAAAGGGCGGCTTCCCGATCAGGGAGGCCGCCCTTTTCCGTGTCTGAGACCCGCCCGGCCGGTGGGAAAGGGGGCAGGGGGGAACGGCCCCTGCCATGTTTCCATTATTGGGCCAAAGCGGGTTCAGGGTCGGGCGATGCGCAAGGCACCGTCCTGAGAGGTTTAACGGATGGCGCCGACGATGACGCTGGCCACGATGCCGGTGGTGATGGCCACCAGCACGGCGTCATTGCCGCTGCGCACCCACTGATAACCGCGCGGGGGCGGGCCAAGGCGGCGATAGCGGTGGTAATCGACCACGGCGTAATTGGGCGCCCGGCGGCGGTCGAAACGCTCGCCCTTGCGGAACTGGACAAAGGCGGGCGGGCGATGGCCCTGAGGTCCACGATAGTCGTGACCGCCCCGGTTGTCGGGTCCGCGATGGTCGCCCGGGGCGTCATGCCTGCCCGGCTGCGCCAGAGCGGGGGCCGAGGGGGCCAGCAGGGCTGCGGCCAGCACCAGCGCGATGGGGGTCTTCATGATGTTTCTCCTGTGGGAAGAGTTGAACTCTTCAATGTCCCTTTCTTACAATGGCCTAATGCGCGGGAACCTGAACGGTGCCGGTCATTCTTGTGTTAAATTGTCGCATGGCCGATGGAGGATGACGCAAACGAAAAGGCCCGCCTTGACCATGCAAGGCGGGCCGTGGCCGGCGCGCGGGCGTGGCCGATCAGCGCATCGCGCCCACGATCACGCTGGCCACGATGCCGCTGGTGATGCCGATCAGCAGGGCGTCATCGCCGCTGCGCACCCAGCGATAACCGCGCGGGGGCGGGCGCAGGCGGTGCCAGCGGCGGTAATCGTTGATGATGACATAATTGGGCGCGCGTTCGGCATAGAAGCGCTCGCCGCGGCGGAACTGGCGCCAACCGGGCTGGGGCGCCCAACCGTGGCCGCCGTGCCATTGAGGGCCGCGACCGCCATGGCGGCCATGGTCCCAATGGCCCCGCCCGCCGCGCCCATGATCAGGGTCGGCCGAGGCAACCGTGGGGGCAAGAATCAGCGCACAGAGCGCCATTCCGATAAATTTACGCATCCGTTCCTCCTTGGAGGCGTTGAAATTGCCGGGCCAGGCCCGATTTCAATACCGCTCCAGACATAGAAGTCATTGCCAAGCGATGCGTTCCATGAGCAAAGCAAATTCACGACGGGCCGGTATGATCCGGCGACAGATTTGACGAGATATTATGGCACGCCACCAAACTTCCACCCCCGAAAACCGCTCGGTCCGCCTGCTCAAGGTGGGCGAGCAGGTGCGGCATGTGATTTCCGACCTGTTGACGCGCCAGATGGTGCATGACGACGTGCTGACCGCCCATTCGGTCAGCGTCACCGAGGTCCGCATGAGCCCGGATCTGCGCCACGCGACGGTCTTTGTGAAACCGCTGCTGGGCGAGGATGAGGAGATTGTGCTGAAAGCCCTGCGCACGAACATCGCCTTTTTCCAGAAAGAGGTCGCGGGCAAGCTGAAGCTGAAATATGCGGCCAAGATCAAGTTTCTGCCCGATGAAAGCTTTGACGAGGCGAGCCGGATCGACGCGCTGCTGGCCGATCCGCGCGTGCGGCGCGATATCGGTGAGCATGGGGATGAGCAGGGGGACGGCGAGTAAGCCCGCCCGATGGCCAAGCTCTATTTCTACTATGCCAGCATGAATGCGGGCAAATCGACCACGCTGCTTCAGGCCGATTTCAACTATCGCGAGCGCGGCATGGCCACGATGCTGTGGACGGCGGCGCTGGACCATCGCGGGGGCGATCACGCGATTGAGAGCCGGATCGGGCTGGCGGCGGATGCGCATCGGTTTGCGGCCGAGACGGACATTCACGGCGCGGTGATGGCCGCGCATCGGACCGCGCCGCTCTCCTGCGTGCTGATCGACGAGGCGCAGTTCCTTTCCGCCGATCAGGTGTGGCAGGCCGCGCGCATTGCCGACGAGGGCGGAATTCCGGTCCTGTGCTATGGTCTTCGCACCGATTTTCAGGGTGAGCTGTTTCCCGGATCGGCAGCCTTGCTGGGCATTGCCGATGCTTTGGTGGAGTTGAAGGCGGTGTGCCATTGCGGGCGCAAGGCGACGATGAACCTGCGCGTGGACGCGGCGGGCCATGCGGTGATCGAGGGTGCGCAGACCGAGATCGGCGGGAATGACCGCTATGTTGCCCTGTGCCGACGGCATTTCACGCAGGCGCGGCGCGCGGGCTGATGGATATGATGTCTGTTCTGGGCTTTGCCGGGCTGGTCGTGCCGTTGGTTGTGGCCATCGTGTTTCACGAGGTGGCGCATGGGCTGGCGGCGCGCGCATTGGGCGATCCTACGGCGGACGAGGCCAAAAGGCTGAGCCTCAACCCGCTGCGCCACGTTGATCTGGTGGGCACGATCCTGCTGCCGGGGATGCTCGCTCTGGCCAAATTGCCGGTGTTCGGCTGGGCCAAACCGGTGCCGGTCAACAAATGGCGGCTGCGCAATCCGCGCGTGGGCATGATGATCGTGGCGGCGGCGGGGCCGGTTTCGAACATCGTGATGGCGGTGCTGGGCGCGCTGCTGCTGGGCGCGATGGCGCATCTGCCGCAGGCGATGGGCGTGCAGGTAGCGGCCGAGATGCTGTTGGCCTTTATTCAGATCAATCTGTTTCTGGCGCTGTTCAACCTGCTGCCGATTCCGCCCTTTGACGGTTCGCATATTGTGGAGGGGCTTTTGCCCCAAAAGGCGGCGGTGTTTTATGCGCGGTTTCGCCGTCTGGGCTTTGCGCTGGTGCTGGTTCTGCTGGTGGTCTTGCCGCAACTGGTGCCG harbors:
- the pspC gene encoding envelope stress response membrane protein PspC; the protein is MNPIHTRFYRDKANGKFMGVCAGIADYTGIDVLWVRIATLVLLSMSGGTAWVIYFGIGFLAPDKPRALYTDREEQRFWQGVRQSPGRTTREVRAKFRDLDRRLAAVEDYYVSSNPRLSEEIEKLR
- the pspB gene encoding envelope stress response membrane protein PspB; its protein translation is MDIVPLVAICALFIGLPWIILHYVTKWKTSATLTSDDEALLEELYQLARRLDERMDTVERLVASEHPEFHPAVPMPNREIDNQPLREIDRMRARSSDRSFR
- the pspA gene encoding phage shock protein PspA; this encodes MEKLQSNPPSGASRMGIFSRTRDIIAANFSDLLEKAEDPSKMIRMIILEMEETLVEVRASAARTIADQKEMRRHIAKLDRLQADWGEKAQLALSKDREDLARAALVEKRKASDMADQLQSEVSVLDDSLRAFEADIEKLQTRLREARSRQTAIAARLESAENRVKLRTLLASERVDEAMARFDALERRVDYAEGRADALGLADNAKPTLADEIAALASGDKVDEELEAMKRALKKEG
- the pspF gene encoding phage shock protein operon transcriptional activator; amino-acid sequence: MALSPHHAPRDTQFIGQSGAFLDAVERASRAAPLRRPVLVIGERGTGKELIAERLHRLSSRWDEPLVTLNCAAMPETLIEAELFGHEAGAFTGATRARAGRFEEADRGTLFLDELGTLSMGAQERLLRAVEYGEVTRIGASRPLRVDVRIVAATNEDLPRMAREGRFRADLLDRLSFEVITLPPLRAREGDIAVLAEYFGRRMASEMGWDRWPGFSGAAAAALEKYHWPGNVRELRNVIERAVYRSDSPEMPIAEITFDPFDSPWKPTQSLRAADHEAAPAPVMAGDLAGVSDLRGAVDAHEKAIVEAALARHRYNQRQTAKALGLTYDQLRHTMRKHHLL
- a CDS encoding ParA family protein, with the protein product MGKVIAVYSMKGGVGKSSLAVNLAHGFAVSGKRTLIWDIDAQGAVAFLLGQAGAAAKAKKIFARDADPADAIVPTNWPELDLIAADLSLRHLESDLADDKPKRLKKLLESLSPDYDRIVVDCPPGLGGISDQIFRAADLLVVPLLPAPLAMRTLDQVKDHLAAERGGKAPGILPVLSMVDRRKAMHREIVESHPDWPAIPHASVIEQMGQKQAPLAEFAGKSAAMLAVDNVLARAELMLGSGVWLTQATDEGWVKG
- the rimP gene encoding ribosome maturation protein RimP encodes the protein MANIARITEIVEPEVKALGLDLVRVILFGKSDVGDEEHTLQIMAERPETGQLVIGDCVALSHRISDKIDALEEAGETLIEEAYRLEVSSPGIDRPLTRLKDFTAWIGHEAKVNLTVPVDGNRKSVVGNLVSVEGEVIALDDKKSGRVTFPFADIHSAKLVLTDRLLAATKPIDLDEDFDEIDEETETQED
- the nusA gene encoding transcription termination factor NusA; amino-acid sequence: MASAISANRAELLAIATAVATEKMIDKAIVIEAMEEAIQKSARNRYGAENDIRAKLDPRTGDLRLWRVVEVVEHVDDYFKQVDLKAAEKLQKDAKIGDFIVDPLPPVDLGRIDAQSAKQVIFQKVRDAERDRQYAEFKDRAGEIVTGVIKSVEFGHVIVNLGRAEGVIRRDQQIPRETARVGERVRALILKVERQNRGPQIFLSRAHPDFMKRLFAQEVPEIYDNIIEIKAAARDPGSRAKIGVISRDSSIDPVGACVGMKGSRVQAVVQEMQGEKIDIIPWSEDTATFVVNALQPATVSRVVIDEEEGRIEVVVPDDQLSLAIGRRGQNVRLASQLTGRQIDIMTEAEASEKRQKEFAEKSKLFEEELDVDETLSQLLVAEGFSELEEVAYIEIAELAQIEGFDEELAEELQNRAQEALDRREEAARQERRALGVEDALAELPHLNETMLVTLGKAGIKTLDDLADLATDELIAKKRANDQRRRNDKRDDKRDEKREEVSRGGVLGEYGLSEEQGNEIIMAARAHWFTDEEPEVDGGAADADSSQ
- a CDS encoding DUF448 domain-containing protein, with translation MRIPRNERVSSDIADAGPERKCILSGEVAPRDALIRLAISPDGPDGVAFVAPDALAKAPGRGAWIGVRKDELVQAMAKGRLKGALARAYKGAKIAIPDDLPERIEAALTRAFTDRLGLEMRSGRLLVGSDRIAENARMGRVAWLAHAADAGEDGNRKLDQAWRVGRETEGSGEKGDTLPLDRAALSVALGRDNVVHLALTDRASAERLAPLLARLNHYLAKDNQGFGGDAAEPDAHHDDADDCESPAETN